In one window of Methanosarcina vacuolata Z-761 DNA:
- a CDS encoding TIGR00288 family NYN domain-containing protein, which translates to MKPVKSGIDSISKYLRSKKEVGRRKIGLLVDGPNILRKEFDVNLEEIRDVLKDYGNIKIGRVFLNQYASDKLVEAIENHGLEPIICSSDVDVRLAVEGMELVYNPNIDTLAIVTRDADFKPLLNKANEHGKETIIFGVEPGFSTALKNSADYVILMKKDRMSSYDESDGIGPGEGKIDTSEYQDSMYEESIEKT; encoded by the coding sequence ATGAAACCTGTAAAAAGCGGAATCGACTCAATATCAAAATACCTCCGCTCGAAAAAAGAAGTTGGCAGGCGGAAAATAGGGCTTTTAGTGGATGGTCCCAATATTCTCAGAAAAGAATTTGATGTAAATCTTGAGGAGATAAGGGACGTCCTGAAAGATTATGGAAATATCAAAATTGGGCGCGTTTTCCTTAACCAGTACGCCTCTGACAAGCTCGTGGAAGCTATCGAAAATCATGGACTTGAACCTATAATTTGTTCGAGCGATGTTGATGTGCGCCTCGCGGTAGAGGGCATGGAGCTAGTATATAATCCTAACATTGATACTCTTGCAATCGTTACAAGGGATGCGGACTTCAAGCCGCTTTTGAACAAAGCAAATGAGCACGGCAAAGAAACTATTATTTTTGGAGTCGAGCCCGGTTTTTCCACAGCACTAAAGAATTCGGCGGACTATGTTATTCTTATGAAGAAAGACAGAATGAGCAGTTATGATGAGTCCGATGGAATAGGACCAGGTGAAGGAAAAATTGATACATCGGAATATCAGGACAGTATGTATGAAGAATCCATAGAAAAGACCTGA
- a CDS encoding DUF2103 domain-containing protein yields the protein MTENKIKLQENAQSSSKNKLGGAHTTIIGGRAGKKLVKLVSQHPEVKKVIPTVISVKGIAGGSLTGKVLRADARGNLRLLLSEGRSFQEIRLVTTVGTAEEGDRIMNELNEILKTAL from the coding sequence ATGACTGAAAATAAAATTAAATTACAGGAAAATGCACAAAGTTCCTCAAAAAATAAGCTTGGTGGAGCTCATACAACAATTATTGGGGGAAGGGCTGGTAAAAAACTTGTAAAGCTTGTGAGCCAGCACCCTGAAGTAAAAAAGGTAATCCCAACCGTAATTTCCGTAAAAGGCATTGCTGGAGGCAGCCTCACTGGGAAAGTACTGCGTGCGGATGCGAGAGGGAACTTGAGGCTATTGCTCTCTGAAGGCAGAAGTTTTCAGGAAATAAGACTGGTAACAACAGTTGGGACCGCTGAAGAGGGAGATAGAATTATGAATGAACTGAATGAAATCTTGAAAACTGCCCTCTGA
- a CDS encoding methanogenesis marker 12 protein: MAFIGIDHGTTAMRFAFIEGENTLTFELERAEAAAMSENEILTSLEEHFGIRRETIDLIALTYSMGDGFSTIKDVRNLEGRGLKSIEGAGKKTGGGTRVFDAIRNSGIPAIAIPGLHTESKVDSRMKVFSHLTSPEKLGIAYHILCLGYNNFVVSDISSNTVTLAVADGKVIGAIDACIFAPGVHHGPLDLQAIRDVDYGHFTANQAFMEAGALKMTPYKDREELFLAAEKEERPALLALDTISLFAAMEIASMQLLLKDYGTIGEVFLAGSVGEFEYVQKKIRAHLGQECQCLGKWHAAIGCAEIARDVFAGEKEILGVEVNYS; encoded by the coding sequence TTGGCTTTTATAGGGATTGATCATGGCACCACTGCAATGCGTTTTGCTTTCATCGAAGGGGAAAATACCCTTACCTTTGAGCTTGAGAGGGCTGAGGCAGCAGCCATGTCCGAAAATGAGATTTTGACCTCGCTTGAGGAGCATTTTGGAATTCGGCGTGAGACAATCGACCTTATTGCACTGACGTACTCGATGGGAGACGGTTTTTCCACAATTAAGGATGTTAGAAACCTTGAAGGAAGAGGGCTCAAGAGTATTGAAGGGGCGGGAAAAAAGACAGGAGGGGGCACAAGAGTTTTTGATGCCATTCGGAACTCCGGAATCCCGGCAATAGCAATCCCTGGCCTTCATACGGAGAGCAAAGTCGATTCCAGAATGAAGGTGTTTTCCCATCTTACAAGTCCCGAAAAACTGGGAATTGCTTACCATATCCTATGCCTTGGTTATAATAACTTCGTGGTTTCCGATATAAGTTCAAACACTGTTACTCTTGCCGTTGCCGATGGGAAGGTAATTGGGGCAATCGATGCTTGCATATTTGCCCCGGGTGTTCATCACGGGCCCCTTGACCTGCAAGCTATCAGGGACGTGGATTACGGGCACTTTACCGCCAACCAGGCTTTTATGGAAGCCGGAGCTCTGAAAATGACTCCATATAAAGATCGGGAAGAACTCTTCCTTGCAGCCGAAAAAGAAGAAAGGCCTGCCCTCCTGGCCCTTGATACTATTTCGCTGTTTGCAGCCATGGAAATTGCGTCAATGCAGCTTCTTCTTAAGGACTATGGAACAATCGGAGAGGTTTTTCTTGCAGGGTCCGTAGGCGAATTCGAATATGTGCAGAAAAAAATCCGTGCACATCTGGGGCAAGAATGTCAGTGCCTTGGAAAGTGGCATGCTGCAATAGGCTGTGCCGAGATCGCACGGGATGTTTTTGCAGGAGAGAAAGAAATCCTTGGCGTAGAGGTTAACTACTCTTAA
- a CDS encoding ACT domain-containing protein yields the protein MDDKIIKQISLFAENKPGRLANVANKLKSAGINIRAFTIAESGDFGIIRMVVDRSDYAHSILHDAGFTVSETNVLGIEMDDVPGSMSRIAEVFGKVKINIDYAYAFVTRDQKALLIVRVNDIEKAIQTLEEEGIKLISMKELEKI from the coding sequence ATGGATGACAAAATTATAAAGCAGATTTCCCTTTTTGCGGAAAATAAACCTGGCAGACTTGCAAACGTCGCAAATAAACTGAAAAGCGCCGGCATAAATATCAGGGCATTTACCATTGCCGAGTCCGGAGACTTCGGAATAATTCGCATGGTTGTGGACAGGTCCGACTATGCTCACAGCATACTCCATGATGCAGGATTTACCGTTTCCGAAACCAATGTTCTGGGAATCGAAATGGATGATGTCCCTGGCAGCATGTCCCGTATTGCAGAAGTGTTCGGAAAAGTCAAGATCAACATTGACTATGCATATGCCTTTGTCACCAGGGATCAGAAAGCCCTTTTAATAGTCAGGGTCAACGACATTGAAAAGGCAATTCAAACACTTGAAGAAGAAGGCATCAAGCTCATAAGCATGAAGGAACTTGAAAAGATCTGA
- a CDS encoding rhomboid family intramembrane serine protease produces the protein MASKDSVFASPSMVIIALCTLSFFLEMIPGIGDVYYSIFYFDPIYLVTRPWTLVTYMFLHNGLFHLLFNMLVLYFFGTALERRIGNRQLLAIFFTAGVLSAIGYTFLSQPIFNISPGPMVGASGAIYGVFAALTILEPDIRVYVYFVPMKLKHALVLFALFDFLMVNSSDMIAHTAHLSGLFVGLYMGFRIKKIEENLRPGYIGRW, from the coding sequence GTGGCAAGTAAAGATTCTGTTTTCGCAAGCCCTTCAATGGTAATAATTGCCCTGTGCACGCTTTCATTCTTCCTGGAAATGATTCCGGGCATAGGTGATGTTTATTATAGCATTTTTTATTTTGACCCCATTTATCTTGTAACAAGGCCCTGGACGCTTGTTACATACATGTTTCTGCACAATGGTTTATTCCATCTTTTATTCAATATGCTCGTCCTGTACTTCTTCGGAACTGCACTTGAGCGGCGGATAGGGAACAGACAGCTTCTGGCAATTTTTTTCACCGCCGGAGTTCTATCGGCAATAGGGTATACGTTTTTAAGCCAGCCAATATTCAATATCTCGCCTGGTCCAATGGTTGGCGCAAGCGGAGCAATCTACGGGGTCTTTGCAGCCCTTACAATACTTGAGCCTGATATTCGTGTTTATGTCTACTTTGTCCCGATGAAGCTAAAACATGCCCTGGTGCTTTTTGCTCTGTTTGATTTTCTGATGGTAAACTCATCTGACATGATAGCCCATACAGCTCACCTTAGCGGTCTCTTTGTCGGTCTTTATATGGGCTTCCGAATAAAGAAAATCGAGGAAAATTTAAGACCGGGATATATCGGCAGGTGGTGA
- a CDS encoding ATP-binding protein, translated as MTKVIAITGKGGTGKTAVAALLIRSLSKKGQFLLAVDADADTNLPETLGCENVKTIGDAKEYLQAEITKPRPDNPDMNKESVLKSKVYEIIEEMPGYDLLVMGRPEGSGCYCYVNNLLRGIMDKLIMNYDVVIIDAEAGLEHFSRKIIRDIDDLIVVTDASRRGFRTAERIHELVGELDSNIGRIHVIANKVTDANRDKLVKLAEDLKLNMIGMIPLDPKIEEMDIKGVPLFEISDDSIAAIEIESIVKKLGF; from the coding sequence GTGACAAAAGTAATTGCAATAACGGGAAAAGGTGGGACTGGTAAAACAGCGGTAGCGGCTCTTCTGATCCGCTCCCTTTCCAAAAAAGGTCAGTTTCTCCTGGCAGTTGATGCAGATGCAGACACTAACCTGCCTGAGACTCTTGGCTGTGAGAACGTAAAAACCATCGGGGATGCAAAGGAGTATTTACAGGCTGAGATCACAAAACCAAGGCCTGACAATCCCGATATGAATAAAGAGTCCGTACTTAAAAGCAAGGTTTATGAGATCATCGAAGAAATGCCTGGCTATGACCTCCTGGTCATGGGCCGGCCCGAAGGTTCAGGATGCTACTGTTATGTAAACAACCTTCTCCGTGGCATCATGGATAAACTGATCATGAATTATGATGTAGTTATTATTGATGCAGAGGCCGGTCTTGAACATTTCAGCAGGAAGATTATACGGGACATAGATGACCTTATTGTCGTAACAGACGCTTCTCGAAGGGGTTTTCGGACTGCTGAGAGAATTCATGAACTTGTGGGTGAACTGGACTCAAACATTGGTAGAATTCACGTTATTGCAAACAAGGTTACAGATGCTAACCGCGACAAGCTTGTCAAACTGGCAGAGGACCTGAAACTTAACATGATAGGTATGATTCCACTCGACCCTAAAATCGAGGAAATGGATATAAAAGGCGTACCTCTCTTCGAAATTTCGGACGACTCAATTGCTGCAATAGAAATCGAAAGTATTGTGAAAAAACTGGGATTCTAA
- the cdhB gene encoding CO dehydrogenase/acetyl-CoA synthase complex subunit epsilon yields MVDTTKNTKLFTTYGVKTSKAISTEIAAKLISKAKKPLFVVGTGVLDPEVLDRAVKISKAKNIPIAATGSSMIGFVDKGVNAKYINLHALGFYLTDPNWPGLDGNGNYDTIILLGHKKYYINQVLSATKNFSDVKAISIDKSYIQNATMSFGNLSKADHIAALDEVIDLL; encoded by the coding sequence ATGGTTGACACTACTAAGAATACAAAACTGTTTACCACCTACGGTGTAAAGACCTCAAAAGCTATAAGCACAGAAATAGCCGCCAAGCTTATTTCAAAGGCTAAAAAGCCACTTTTTGTAGTTGGAACCGGAGTTCTCGACCCCGAGGTTCTGGACCGTGCAGTGAAGATCTCAAAAGCAAAGAACATCCCGATTGCAGCAACCGGTAGCTCAATGATTGGTTTTGTGGACAAGGGTGTCAATGCCAAGTACATCAACCTGCACGCGCTTGGCTTCTATCTGACAGATCCTAACTGGCCAGGACTTGATGGCAATGGTAACTATGACACAATCATACTCCTGGGCCACAAGAAGTACTACATCAACCAGGTATTGTCAGCAACTAAAAACTTCAGTGATGTAAAAGCAATTTCGATAGACAAGAGCTACATCCAGAATGCAACGATGTCCTTTGGAAACCTTAGCAAAGCAGATCACATCGCAGCACTGGATGAGGTAATTGACCTTTTATAA
- the cdhA gene encoding CO dehydrogenase/acetyl-CoA synthase complex subunit alpha gives MSKLTTGSFSIEDLESVQITINNIVGAAKEVAKEVKGAEEELGPMGPTPFPTIATLRDWSFTLFDRYEPVYTPMCDQCCYCTFGPCNLEGNKRGACGIDMKGQAAREFFLRCLTGCACHSAHGRHLLNHIVDLFGGDMPINMGASNVIAPNIQLVTGRQPKTLGELKPIMEYVEEEVGQLLATVHAGQEAAAIDYDNKAMFAGVLDHVGMEVSDIAQVTALGFPKSDPEAPLVEVGMGTIDASKPVIIAIGHNVAGVTYIMDYMEDNGLTDKMEIGGLCCTAFDMTRYKREDRKAPYAKIVGTISKELKIVRSGIPDVIVLDEQCVRADLVMEGQKLKIPIIASNEKIMYGLDDRTNDDVDAIVEDLVTGKIPGCVMLDYEKLGELVPKVALKMAPIREAEGLSAIPTDDEMKALVSKCVECGECALACPEELGIPAAIAVAKGEDYSALEELHDLCVGCRRCEQVCNKEIPILSLIEKAAQKAIAEEKGFVRAGRGQVSDPEIRAEGLNLVMGTTPGVIAIIGCANYPAGSKDVYSIAEEFLNRNYIVAVSGCSAMDIGMYKDADGKTLYERYPGRFEKGNILNTGSCVSNAHISGTVHKVAAIFASRNLSGNLAEIADYAINRVGAVGLAWGAYSQKAAAIGTGCNMYGIPAVLGPHSGKYRRALIAKTYDDSKWELYDSRNGSKMAIPPSPEFLITTAETWQEACVMLAKNCIRVSDNSMGRSIKLTHWMELSEKYLGVLPEDLYKFVRNEADLPLAKREMLLKMLESERGWEIDWKKKKIISGPAIKFDVSAQPTNLKRLCKEA, from the coding sequence ATGAGCAAACTAACTACCGGGAGTTTTTCTATAGAAGATCTGGAATCCGTTCAGATCACTATCAATAATATTGTAGGGGCAGCAAAGGAGGTTGCCAAAGAAGTAAAAGGAGCAGAAGAAGAACTTGGCCCGATGGGTCCGACCCCCTTCCCCACAATCGCCACATTAAGGGACTGGAGTTTTACACTGTTTGACCGCTACGAGCCGGTCTACACCCCCATGTGTGACCAGTGTTGCTACTGTACCTTTGGACCGTGTAACCTGGAAGGAAACAAGAGAGGTGCCTGTGGTATTGATATGAAAGGTCAGGCTGCAAGAGAGTTCTTCCTGCGCTGCCTAACTGGTTGTGCATGTCACAGTGCCCACGGCCGCCACCTGCTTAATCACATTGTTGACCTCTTCGGGGGAGATATGCCGATTAACATGGGCGCTTCGAATGTTATTGCCCCCAATATTCAGCTTGTCACAGGTCGGCAGCCGAAGACCCTCGGCGAACTCAAACCAATAATGGAATATGTTGAAGAAGAGGTAGGCCAGTTACTTGCAACTGTACACGCAGGACAGGAAGCAGCAGCAATTGACTATGATAACAAGGCAATGTTTGCTGGAGTTCTTGACCACGTAGGTATGGAAGTTTCCGATATTGCTCAGGTTACTGCACTCGGTTTCCCGAAATCCGATCCTGAGGCTCCTCTTGTTGAAGTAGGTATGGGAACAATTGATGCTTCCAAGCCAGTCATCATTGCCATTGGGCACAACGTTGCCGGTGTCACCTACATCATGGACTACATGGAAGACAATGGTCTGACTGACAAGATGGAAATCGGAGGTCTCTGCTGTACTGCATTCGACATGACCAGGTACAAGAGAGAAGACCGGAAAGCCCCCTATGCAAAGATTGTCGGTACCATTTCAAAGGAACTGAAGATCGTACGCTCCGGAATTCCTGATGTAATCGTTCTTGACGAACAGTGCGTAAGAGCTGACCTCGTCATGGAAGGACAGAAGCTTAAGATCCCGATCATCGCATCCAATGAAAAGATCATGTACGGCCTGGATGACAGGACCAATGATGATGTGGATGCAATCGTAGAAGACCTGGTAACTGGCAAGATTCCTGGCTGTGTAATGCTGGACTACGAGAAACTGGGAGAACTTGTGCCCAAGGTCGCTCTGAAGATGGCCCCGATTCGCGAAGCCGAAGGGCTCTCAGCCATCCCTACAGACGACGAAATGAAAGCCCTTGTTTCCAAGTGTGTGGAATGCGGAGAATGTGCACTGGCATGTCCAGAAGAGCTTGGAATCCCTGCAGCAATTGCAGTGGCTAAGGGAGAAGACTACTCTGCTCTGGAAGAGCTGCATGACCTTTGTGTAGGCTGTCGCAGGTGCGAGCAGGTTTGTAACAAGGAAATCCCCATTCTGAGCTTGATCGAGAAGGCTGCCCAGAAGGCCATTGCCGAAGAGAAAGGCTTTGTAAGAGCAGGAAGAGGTCAGGTAAGCGATCCAGAAATCAGGGCAGAAGGCCTGAATCTGGTTATGGGTACCACCCCGGGTGTCATCGCAATTATCGGATGTGCCAACTATCCTGCAGGCTCCAAAGACGTATACAGCATCGCAGAAGAATTCCTTAACAGGAACTACATCGTTGCAGTTTCAGGATGTTCTGCAATGGATATCGGTATGTACAAGGATGCTGACGGCAAGACTCTGTACGAGAGATACCCAGGTAGATTCGAAAAAGGTAACATCCTTAACACCGGATCATGCGTCTCGAATGCCCACATATCGGGTACAGTCCACAAGGTCGCTGCAATCTTTGCAAGCAGGAACCTTTCAGGCAACCTTGCCGAGATTGCTGACTACGCAATCAACCGTGTCGGTGCAGTCGGGCTTGCATGGGGTGCTTACTCACAGAAGGCAGCAGCTATCGGTACCGGGTGTAACATGTATGGTATTCCTGCAGTACTTGGTCCCCACAGCGGTAAATACAGGAGAGCTCTGATCGCAAAGACCTACGACGACAGCAAATGGGAACTTTACGACAGCAGAAACGGTTCCAAAATGGCAATCCCGCCATCTCCAGAGTTCCTGATTACCACTGCAGAAACCTGGCAGGAAGCCTGTGTTATGCTGGCAAAGAACTGTATTCGTGTATCCGATAACAGCATGGGCAGGTCCATTAAATTGACCCACTGGATGGAGCTTAGTGAAAAGTACCTTGGTGTGCTACCCGAAGACTTGTACAAGTTTGTCAGGAATGAAGCTGATCTCCCACTTGCCAAGCGTGAAATGCTCCTGAAGATGCTTGAATCCGAGCGCGGTTGGGAAATCGACTGGAAGAAGAAGAAGATCATTTCCGGTCCGGCAATTAAGTTCGATGTCTCTGCACAGCCGACTAACCTTAAGAGACTTTGCAAGGAGGCCTGA
- the cdhC gene encoding CO dehydrogenase/CO-methylating acetyl-CoA synthase complex subunit beta — protein sequence MAEFPFEISPMFEGERVRKEGMFVELGGPKSLGLELVRAKPMDEIEDDKVTIIGPDLKEMEEGKTYPWAMVFNIGGELIEADLESVIERRIHDFINYCQGIMHLNQRYDVWMRISKDTAAKMDSLDSFGKAVMMLFKTELPFIEKMQVTFYTDKAEVENKLVEAKEIFKTRDARTKNLHDEDVDVFYGCTLCQAFAPTNVCVVSPDRVSLCGAINWFDGRAAAKVDPEGPQFAIEKGELLDSNTGEYSGVNDIAVKLSSGEFSKIKLHSFFDSPHTSCGCFEVVGFYIPEVDGIGWVSREYQGMAPNGLGFSSMAGQTGGGKQIVGFLGIGVAYFYSPKFIQADGGWNRVVWLPSMLKEKIAETIPEDIKDKIATENDATDIDSLKAFLQEKNHPVVASWAAAEEEEEEEEEEEEEEEVAVAAAPMMMPAAGFQMPAMASMPMMPAGKAGGIKITFKKAKISIERMVISEKKD from the coding sequence ATGGCAGAATTCCCATTTGAGATTTCCCCAATGTTTGAAGGAGAAAGAGTAAGAAAGGAAGGAATGTTTGTTGAACTAGGTGGCCCAAAGTCCCTGGGTCTGGAACTTGTCCGTGCAAAACCCATGGACGAGATCGAAGATGACAAAGTTACGATTATCGGCCCTGATCTCAAGGAAATGGAAGAGGGTAAAACCTACCCCTGGGCAATGGTCTTCAACATCGGTGGAGAACTCATAGAGGCTGACCTTGAATCTGTCATCGAGAGGCGTATCCACGATTTCATCAACTACTGCCAGGGCATTATGCACCTGAACCAGAGATATGATGTATGGATGAGAATCTCCAAGGATACAGCTGCAAAGATGGACTCCCTTGATTCTTTCGGAAAAGCTGTCATGATGCTCTTCAAGACCGAGCTTCCCTTTATTGAGAAGATGCAGGTGACCTTCTACACCGACAAGGCTGAAGTTGAGAACAAGCTGGTAGAAGCAAAGGAGATCTTCAAGACAAGAGATGCCAGGACAAAGAACCTCCATGACGAAGATGTTGACGTCTTCTATGGATGTACCCTCTGTCAGGCTTTTGCTCCAACCAACGTCTGTGTAGTTTCCCCTGACAGAGTCTCTCTTTGTGGTGCAATCAACTGGTTCGACGGCCGTGCAGCAGCAAAGGTAGACCCAGAAGGACCTCAGTTTGCAATCGAGAAGGGTGAACTCCTCGATTCCAACACCGGTGAATACTCCGGTGTCAATGACATTGCTGTAAAGCTTTCAAGTGGCGAATTTAGCAAGATTAAACTCCACTCCTTCTTCGACTCCCCACACACCTCCTGTGGCTGCTTTGAAGTTGTCGGATTCTACATCCCTGAGGTTGACGGTATTGGCTGGGTTAGCAGAGAATACCAGGGAATGGCCCCTAACGGTCTTGGTTTCTCCTCTATGGCAGGTCAGACAGGCGGTGGAAAGCAGATCGTAGGTTTCCTCGGTATCGGTGTCGCCTACTTCTATTCCCCCAAGTTTATCCAGGCTGATGGTGGCTGGAACAGAGTTGTCTGGCTCCCATCCATGCTCAAGGAAAAGATTGCCGAAACTATTCCAGAAGACATCAAAGATAAGATCGCAACTGAGAACGATGCAACTGACATTGATTCCTTGAAGGCTTTCCTGCAGGAGAAGAACCACCCGGTCGTTGCTAGCTGGGCAGCTGCAGAAGAGGAAGAAGAGGAAGAAGAGGAAGAGGAAGAAGAAGAGGAAGTCGCTGTTGCAGCCGCTCCAATGATGATGCCTGCAGCCGGATTCCAGATGCCTGCAATGGCTTCAATGCCAATGATGCCTGCTGGTAAGGCTGGTGGAATTAAGATCACCTTCAAGAAGGCAAAGATCTCCATTGAAAGAATGGTCATCAGCGAGAAGAAGGACTAA